A single genomic interval of bacterium harbors:
- a CDS encoding glycine/sarcosine/betaine reductase component B subunit, translating into MKTVDRSTVLEMGTFPVERVAFGSPSRWSAATLVVDPDRITDLVLQDPRIRGVTVDLVQPGEDTRIIHVRDVIEPRLKVTGRGHVYPGICGHPPDTVGAGLTFRYEGFGVMICSEVLPHIRRAVSAATDSLIDMSGPGAVTEYSRLRYVVLTLETQPDLDLTEWNDALCLAGHRVADELAAVLAPLEPVRRQSYGLRPGTGPLPRVVHVHTLNASMVPGIGTGIYGFTPHALPVLLHPNEILDGAIAGDAVVGYPGKCTWLQVNNPVLAALYAHHARTLDWVGCIISRTRWGALREKQLSAYQTVKLAQMLDAQGALVTWNHGGNDLVEVMLTIQELERAGIKTVFLTIESDIKVVRLRPELAETGSDEPPLLFSVPEADAIVSTGTLAPTDALPPVGRVVGGTEMTFDQERPELRTPAGGPLDLELLSGAYSPIFGHFDNYGLGRQSYHDY; encoded by the coding sequence GTGAAGACTGTGGATCGCTCCACCGTGCTCGAGATGGGGACCTTTCCCGTCGAGCGCGTCGCCTTCGGCTCACCGAGCCGCTGGTCGGCCGCGACGCTGGTGGTCGATCCGGATCGCATCACGGACCTCGTCCTGCAGGACCCCCGGATCCGCGGCGTCACGGTCGATCTGGTTCAGCCGGGTGAAGACACGCGGATCATCCACGTGCGGGATGTGATCGAGCCGCGGCTCAAAGTGACCGGCCGGGGTCATGTGTATCCCGGGATCTGCGGGCATCCACCGGACACCGTCGGCGCGGGCCTCACCTTCCGGTACGAGGGATTCGGGGTGATGATCTGTTCGGAAGTCCTCCCCCACATCCGCCGGGCGGTGAGCGCCGCGACCGATAGCCTGATCGACATGTCCGGCCCCGGCGCCGTCACCGAGTACAGCCGCCTGCGCTACGTGGTGCTGACACTCGAAACCCAGCCGGACCTGGACCTCACGGAGTGGAACGACGCGCTGTGCCTCGCCGGTCATCGCGTCGCCGATGAGCTCGCCGCGGTGCTGGCCCCGCTCGAACCGGTGCGGCGCCAGTCCTACGGGCTCCGACCGGGGACCGGCCCCCTCCCCCGCGTCGTCCACGTGCACACGTTGAACGCGTCGATGGTGCCCGGCATCGGCACGGGCATCTATGGTTTCACACCTCACGCGCTTCCCGTGCTGCTGCACCCGAACGAGATCCTCGACGGCGCCATCGCCGGCGACGCGGTGGTCGGCTACCCGGGCAAGTGCACTTGGCTGCAGGTGAACAATCCCGTACTGGCGGCGCTGTACGCCCACCACGCGCGCACGCTCGACTGGGTAGGATGCATCATCTCGCGAACCAGGTGGGGGGCGCTCCGGGAAAAGCAATTGTCCGCGTACCAGACCGTCAAGCTGGCCCAGATGCTCGATGCCCAAGGCGCGCTGGTGACGTGGAACCACGGTGGCAACGATCTGGTCGAGGTGATGCTCACCATTCAGGAACTGGAGCGCGCGGGCATCAAGACGGTCTTCCTCACCATCGAGTCCGACATCAAGGTGGTCCGGCTGAGGCCCGAGCTCGCCGAGACGGGCTCCGACGAGCCCCCCCTGCTGTTCAGCGTGCCCGAGGCGGATGCCATCGTCAGCACTGGGACGCTGGCGCCCACCGACGCGCTCCCCCCGGTGGGACGCGTGGTCGGTGGGACCGAGATGACGTTCGACCAGGAGCGTCCGGAGCTGCGCACGCCTGCCGGGGGACCGTTAGACTTGGAATTGCTCTCTGGAGCCTATTCGCCCATCTTCGGCCACTTCGACAACTACGGTCTCGGCCGGCAGAGCTACCATGATTACTAG
- the grdC gene encoding glycine/sarcosine/betaine reductase complex component C subunit beta, translated as MITRPVIRATRFVLAHVPNLVYAGSKPRREMAIRGGDLRGRIRERLRTFRDAVAYAPHQVMIGNRAPEDLWSLPRPWHAQPETEAPHEGPAGAVIDESAFYAWLARADAGRLMRFDEAFAVRAEPLLRGTRIATASPGALRSAVASGGEPIGDGGDRWIGVVLPGHAQDESLAAPVLLENLATKATGALALQRLLDDVAGDEPVDFLLGCGEEAVGDRYQRGGGNLAKAIGELAGIRTAGGADVKAFCAGPVHALIIAASLVASGVHRRVVVVAGGSLAKLGMKFLGHLASGYPILEDVLVGVAIDVVADDGLSPVIALEAAAVHRIGDGAAPHQMAAALTQAPLRARGLRLSDVDRFAVELHNPDITEPAGSGDVPRRNYQVIAALAAQAGEIDREGIPAFVRRHGLPGFSPTQGHIPSAIPYLPHAIAGLTSGKFRLVQLVAKGSLFLGRMTEMADGASLLLERNAP; from the coding sequence ATGATTACTAGGCCGGTCATCCGCGCCACGCGCTTCGTGCTGGCCCACGTCCCCAACCTCGTCTATGCCGGCTCGAAGCCGCGCCGCGAGATGGCCATCCGCGGCGGCGACCTTCGGGGGCGGATTCGGGAGCGCCTCCGCACGTTCAGAGACGCGGTGGCGTACGCCCCCCATCAGGTCATGATCGGCAACCGGGCCCCCGAAGATCTGTGGAGCCTCCCGCGCCCCTGGCACGCGCAGCCCGAGACTGAGGCGCCCCACGAAGGACCGGCCGGGGCCGTGATCGACGAATCCGCGTTCTATGCATGGCTCGCGCGCGCCGATGCCGGCCGGCTGATGCGCTTCGATGAAGCCTTCGCGGTGCGGGCCGAGCCGCTGCTGCGCGGTACCCGGATCGCGACGGCGTCGCCCGGCGCCCTCCGCAGCGCGGTCGCCTCGGGCGGGGAACCCATCGGCGATGGAGGGGACCGGTGGATCGGCGTCGTCCTTCCCGGGCACGCGCAGGATGAGTCGCTCGCGGCGCCGGTATTGCTGGAGAACCTGGCGACCAAGGCCACGGGCGCACTGGCCCTGCAGCGTCTCCTCGATGACGTCGCCGGCGACGAGCCGGTGGATTTCCTGCTGGGGTGCGGGGAGGAAGCCGTCGGCGATCGTTACCAGCGCGGGGGCGGGAATCTGGCCAAGGCCATCGGTGAGCTGGCAGGGATCCGCACCGCCGGCGGCGCGGACGTGAAGGCGTTCTGCGCGGGGCCTGTGCATGCGCTGATCATCGCCGCATCGCTCGTGGCGAGCGGTGTGCACCGGCGGGTCGTCGTTGTGGCGGGAGGCTCGCTCGCGAAGCTGGGGATGAAGTTCCTCGGGCACCTCGCCTCCGGGTATCCCATCTTGGAGGACGTGCTGGTGGGGGTGGCGATCGACGTGGTTGCGGATGACGGCCTGAGCCCGGTGATCGCCCTGGAGGCGGCGGCGGTGCACCGGATCGGCGATGGGGCGGCGCCGCATCAGATGGCGGCCGCGCTGACCCAGGCCCCGCTGCGGGCCCGCGGGCTGCGGCTCAGCGATGTCGACCGCTTTGCCGTCGAGCTGCACAACCCGGACATCACCGAGCCGGCCGGCTCCGGCGATGTGCCGCGCAGGAACTATCAAGTGATCGCCGCCCTCGCCGCGCAGGCGGGCGAGATCGACCGGGAGGGCATCCCGGCATTCGTGCGCCGGCACGGGCTGCCCGGATTCTCGCCCACCCAGGGCCACATCCCTTCGGCGATTCCCTATCTCCCACACGCGATCGCCGGCCTGACCAGCGGTAAGTTCCGCCTGGTACAGTTGGTCGCGAAGGGCAGCCTCTTCCTCGGACGGATGACAGAGATGGCGGACGGCGCAAGCCTCCTCCTTGAACGGAACGCACCCTGA
- the grdA gene encoding glycine/sarcosine/betaine reductase complex selenoprotein A, with product MVDLRDKLVLALGERDGIPGQALQACAESAGARVIYVATQCFAUTSAGAMDLEEQDAIRRVAESGAREQMLVLLGTPTAGSTLMTALTLSQGDPSYAGALAGIPLGLPSYHILEDRVREAIPADVYEREIGPLEFVLDKAEIVTALEKVRAETISP from the coding sequence ATGGTGGACTTGAGAGACAAGTTGGTGCTGGCCTTGGGTGAGCGCGACGGCATCCCGGGTCAGGCACTCCAGGCGTGCGCGGAGAGCGCCGGCGCCCGCGTCATCTATGTCGCGACCCAGTGTTTCGCCTGAACGTCGGCAGGAGCCATGGACCTGGAGGAGCAGGACGCCATCCGGCGCGTGGCAGAAAGCGGAGCGCGGGAGCAGATGCTGGTCCTGCTCGGCACGCCGACGGCCGGCAGCACCTTGATGACCGCGCTGACGCTGTCGCAGGGCGATCCGAGCTACGCTGGGGCCTTGGCCGGGATCCCGTTGGGACTCCCGAGCTACCACATCCTTGAAGATCGTGTGCGGGAAGCGATCCCCGCCGACGTCTACGAGCGAGAGATCGGCCCGCTGGAGTTTGTGCTCGATAAGGCGGAGATCGTGACCGCCCTCGAAAAAGTGCGCGCCGAGACGATCTCTCCGTAG
- a CDS encoding glycine/betaine/sarcosine/D-proline family reductase selenoprotein B, translated as MTVLHVAHYINQFFAGWGGEESANRPPERRDGPVGPGRALQGLLKENGRLISTLVCGDTFFAERTEEARETVRAWLEEVRPDLVVAGPAFAAGRYGVACAEVCRIAADLGVAAVTGLHRENPGLLVYRRAYVVPTADSAVGMAPALGAMLTLGRRLAAGAALGPAGVEGYLPRGVRRPGLREHPGAERAVEMLAAKLGGRPFRTELPVDAYDAVPPARAVPNLRDARIAVVTTGAIVPTGNPDYLKRCSETRWAKYEIRGVDALTSDRFECVHGGFYNAMASQNPNLVMPLDVLRDLEREGAIGGMADFYCTTTGNDQRLADCKRNGREIAAALRAAGVNAALLVATUGSCNRCGATISKEIDRVGIPVAVISALSPLALQAGANRVVQGVKIEHVCGDPALPAAADRALRRRIVERALTALGLDVDQPTLVGAV; from the coding sequence ATGACGGTGCTGCACGTGGCGCACTACATCAACCAGTTCTTCGCCGGATGGGGCGGCGAAGAGAGCGCGAACCGGCCGCCGGAGCGGCGCGACGGGCCGGTCGGGCCGGGCCGCGCCCTGCAGGGCTTGCTGAAAGAGAACGGGCGGCTCATCTCCACACTCGTGTGTGGCGACACGTTCTTTGCCGAGCGGACGGAGGAGGCCCGCGAGACAGTGCGGGCGTGGCTCGAGGAGGTCCGCCCCGACCTCGTGGTGGCCGGACCCGCGTTCGCCGCCGGCCGGTACGGCGTCGCCTGCGCGGAGGTCTGCCGCATCGCCGCCGATCTCGGCGTCGCCGCCGTGACCGGTCTCCATCGCGAGAACCCTGGGCTCCTCGTCTACCGGAGGGCCTACGTGGTACCGACGGCGGACTCGGCCGTCGGAATGGCCCCCGCGCTTGGGGCGATGCTGACGCTGGGACGCAGGCTCGCCGCCGGCGCGGCCCTCGGGCCGGCGGGGGTGGAGGGCTATCTGCCGCGGGGCGTCCGGCGCCCCGGGCTGCGCGAGCACCCAGGCGCCGAGCGCGCCGTGGAGATGCTCGCGGCCAAGTTGGGCGGCCGGCCGTTCAGGACGGAGCTCCCGGTCGATGCGTACGACGCGGTGCCTCCGGCGAGGGCCGTCCCGAATCTCCGCGATGCCCGCATCGCCGTCGTCACGACGGGTGCGATCGTCCCGACCGGGAATCCCGACTACCTCAAGCGCTGCAGCGAGACACGGTGGGCCAAGTATGAGATCCGCGGCGTGGACGCGCTGACCAGCGATCGCTTCGAGTGCGTGCACGGCGGATTCTACAATGCCATGGCCAGCCAGAACCCCAACCTCGTTATGCCGCTCGATGTGCTGCGGGACCTCGAGCGCGAGGGGGCGATCGGCGGGATGGCGGATTTCTACTGCACGACGACAGGGAACGACCAGCGCCTCGCGGACTGCAAGCGTAATGGCCGGGAGATCGCGGCCGCACTGCGCGCGGCGGGCGTCAACGCCGCTCTCCTCGTCGCCACCTGAGGGTCCTGCAATCGTTGCGGTGCAACGATCAGCAAAGAGATTGACCGCGTGGGCATCCCGGTGGCGGTGATCAGCGCGCTGTCTCCGTTGGCGTTGCAGGCCGGGGCGAACCGCGTGGTGCAGGGCGTCAAGATCGAGCACGTCTGCGGCGACCCGGCGCTGCCAGCGGCGGCGGACCGGGCGCTGCGGCGCCGGATCGTCGAGCGGGCGCTCACAGCGTTGGGCCTGGATGTCGACCAGCCGACGCTGGTGGGGGCGGTGTGA
- a CDS encoding LacI family DNA-binding transcriptional regulator: protein MTIEDVAKGAGVSVATVSRALRDQPQVNERTRKRVITVARRLGYIPNRAARSLVVRATQTLGLLIPDAIDPIHGEIVTGFEQEAAAHAYTVMLANGFDDPAHEHRALEMFAMHRADGIALLGSMVRQRETRLVTRATPVVFLNGEHPHLAGYQSDLAQGCIRADDIQGMDAVMQHLFENGYRRLAYVAGQGNASDLTRRDAVARALKTVSGAEPLRVYDSPPQRGEINGSFAAAIAKDRPDALICYDDKLAFQIMDLLREHAIVAPRDIAVVGFDDIPFARMANPRLTTVAQPAVELGRRAAAMLLTAIRTGTMPPSIQLPVRLVIRESTVNPAAPHGTRPRN, encoded by the coding sequence GTGACCATCGAAGACGTTGCCAAGGGCGCCGGCGTTTCCGTTGCCACCGTCTCCCGAGCCCTGCGGGACCAGCCGCAGGTCAACGAGCGCACGCGCAAGCGCGTCATCACCGTCGCCCGACGCTTGGGCTACATCCCGAACCGAGCGGCCCGGAGTCTGGTCGTCCGCGCGACGCAGACGCTCGGCCTGCTGATCCCCGATGCGATCGATCCGATCCATGGGGAAATCGTCACGGGCTTCGAACAGGAGGCCGCCGCGCACGCGTATACGGTGATGCTGGCCAATGGGTTCGACGACCCTGCACACGAGCACCGCGCGCTCGAGATGTTCGCCATGCACCGCGCCGACGGGATCGCGCTATTGGGTAGCATGGTGCGGCAGCGGGAAACCCGGCTCGTGACGCGGGCCACCCCCGTCGTGTTCCTCAACGGCGAGCACCCTCACCTCGCCGGGTACCAATCGGATCTCGCCCAGGGCTGCATACGGGCCGATGACATTCAGGGCATGGACGCGGTGATGCAGCACCTCTTCGAGAACGGGTATCGGCGACTGGCCTACGTCGCGGGTCAGGGCAACGCGTCGGATCTGACGCGCCGCGACGCCGTCGCTCGCGCCCTCAAGACGGTGAGTGGTGCCGAGCCCCTCCGCGTCTACGACTCCCCCCCTCAGCGCGGGGAAATCAACGGATCCTTTGCCGCGGCGATCGCGAAGGACCGACCGGACGCCCTGATCTGCTATGATGACAAGCTCGCCTTTCAGATCATGGACCTGCTGCGGGAGCACGCGATCGTGGCACCGCGGGACATCGCCGTCGTCGGGTTCGATGATATCCCGTTCGCGCGGATGGCCAATCCCCGGCTGACGACGGTCGCGCAGCCCGCGGTGGAGCTCGGACGGCGCGCGGCGGCTATGCTCTTGACGGCGATTCGCACCGGGACGATGCCCCCGTCGATCCAGTTGCCCGTGCGCCTGGTCATCAGAGAAAGCACGGTCAATCCCGCCGCCCCGCACGGCACGCGGCCCCGCAACTAG